One Camelina sativa cultivar DH55 chromosome 3, Cs, whole genome shotgun sequence genomic window carries:
- the LOC104777600 gene encoding 26S protease regulatory subunit S10B homolog B has protein sequence MSDGDDAARRRTAAVTEYRKKLLHHKELESRVRTARENLRGAKKEFNKTEDDLKSLQSVGQIIGEVLRPLDNERLIVKASSGPRYVVGCRSKVDKEKLTSGTRVVLDMTTLTIMRALPREVDPVVYNMLHEDPGNISYSAVGGLGDQIRELRESIELPLMNPELFLRVGIKPPKGVLLYGPPGTGKTLLARAIASNIDANFLKVVSSAIIDKYIGESARLIREMFNYAREHQPCIIFMDEIDAIGGRRFSEGTSADREIQRTLMELLNQLDGFDQLGKVKMIMATNRPDVLDPALLRPGRLDRKIEIPLPNEQSRMEILKIHASGIAKHGEIDYEAIVKLGEGFNGADLRNICTEAGMFAIRAERDYVIHEDFMKAVRKLSEAKKLESSSHYNADFGKE, from the exons atgagcgACGGAGACGACGCTGCTAGACGCCGTACCGCTGCGGTGACTGAGTACCGGAAGAAGCTCCTTCATCACAAAGAGCTCGAATCCCGTGTCCGCACAG CAAGGGAGAATTTAAGAGGAGCTAAAAAGGAATTCAACAAAACCGAGGATGATTTGAAGTCTCTTCAAAGCGTTGGCCAGATTATCGGAGAAGTACTACGTCCTCTTGATAATGAGCGAT TGATTGTTAAGGCAAGTAGTGGCCCTCGTTATGTGGTGGGTTGTCGTAGCAAGGTGGACAAGGAAAAGCTGACTTCAGGAACTCGAGTTGTCTTGGATATGACTACGCTAACGATTATGCGAGCCCTTCCCCGTGAA GTCGATCCTGTTGTTTATAACATGTTGCATGAAGATCCAGGCAACATTAGTTACTCGGCTGTGGGTGGTTTAGGTGATCAGATCAGGGAACTTAGGGAGTCTATTGAGTTGCCGCTCATGAATCCTGAACTTTTCCTCAGAGTAGGGATTAAACCTCCTAAG GGTGTCCTTCTGTATGGACCTCCGGGTACTGGAAAAACTCTATTAGCAAGGGCTATTGCCAGCAACATCGATGCCAACTTCTTGAAg GTTGTATCAAGTGCAATCATAGACAAATACATTGGAGAAAGTGCTAGGTTGATTCGAGAAATGTTTAACTATGCTCGTGAACACCAG CCTTGTATCATTTTCATGGATGAAATAGATGCTATTGGTGGGCGCCGATTTAGCGAAGGAACTAGTGCTGATCGTGAAATTCAAAGAACACTTATGGAGTTACTCAACCAGCTTGATGGGTTTGACCAACTTGGAAAG GTGAAAATGATAATGGCCACCAACAGGCCGGATGTTCTTGATCCAGCACTTCTCCGTCCGGGTAGGTTAGATAGAAAGATTGAGATCCCATTGCCAAATGAACAATCAAGAATGGAAATCCTCAAGATCCACGCATCTGGTATTGCCAAGCATGGAGAAATAGATTATGAGGCTATTGTGAAACTTGGAGag GGTTTCAATGGTGCCGATCTGCGTAACATATGCACTGAAGCTGGAATGTTTGCAATCAGAGCAGAGCGCGATTATGTAATCCATGAAGACTTCATGAAG GCGGTGAGAAAGCTGAGCGAGGCCAAGAAACTTGAGTCGAGCTCTCACTACAACGCAGATTTCGGGAAAgagtaa
- the LOC104779142 gene encoding putative F-box/LRR-repeat protein At3g18150, which produces MAGKSWTAALRGEGAVEDVISSLPDVILQHILTFIPTKFAIRTSLLSKRWRHVWCDIPSLYFVDYICDRDDESIYETLSNYHTAPKIINFHKRTSSKLHVDKWIKFAISRNVENLSLEVDQCGNLPIPDFFFINSSVKQLTFELCFADLTPKNSVLWTSLKKLYLGCCKVSDESIAKILSGCPVLESLTLYFCDKLMVLDLRDSLRLTTLEIRRNIWVPGPTQILAPHLHSLTLRNSLLPCTLVDVSSLTEAKMEIGFNHAQRTVNAEFLQVMVLKMLEKIQNAEKLTLGGNFLQILSLAELCGVPFPMLKVKYLTLETVIFQYVIPGIERLLQNSPCLKKLTLRAWDSNTLPGFDGYLTTQGLNPDQCWKSKDGVFWNENRWDVELKHVTSFVELVLKNAKTLEQMVLLLSEH; this is translated from the exons ATGGCCGGCAAGAGCTGGACCGCCGCTTTAAGAGGAGAAGGAGCAGTAGAAGACGTAATCAGCTCTTTACCTGATGTGATCCTCCAACATATCCTCACCTTTATTCCAACAAAATTCGCCATCAGAACATCTCTTCTATCAAAACGATGGAGGCATGTATGGTGCGATATACCTTCTCTCTACTTCGTTGATTACATATGTGATCGTGATGATGAATCCATATACGAAACCCTAAGTAATTACCACACTGCTCCCAAGATAATAAACTTCCACAAACGTACCAGCAGCAAACTCCACGTAGACAAGTGGATCAAGTTCGCCATCTCCCGCAACGTGGAGAATCTTTCCTTGGAAGTCGACCAATGTGGCAACTTACCTATTcctgatttcttcttcatcaattccTCTGTCAAGCAACTCACCTTTGAGCTATGCTTCGCTGATTTAACTCCCAAAAACTCTGTGCTCTGGACATCACTGAAGAAGTTGTACTTGGGTTGTTGTAAAGTGTCTGACGAATCCATTGCGAAGATTCTGTCTGGTTGTCCAGTTCTTGAAAGCTTAACATTGTATTTTTGCGATAAACTGATGGTTCTTGATCTCAGAGACTCATTGCGTCTGACAACATTAGAAATAAGACGCAACATTTGGGTCCCCGGGCCAACGCAGATCCTGGCACCACATCTCCATAGTCTCACATTGAGAAACTCTCTGTTACCGTGTACTTTAGTTGATGTCTCTTCTTTAACCGAAGCGAAAATGGAAATTGGATTCAACCACGCGCAAAGAACGGTGAATGCTGAGTTTCTTCAAGTAATGGTGCTAAAGATGCTTGAAAAGATACAGAACGCGGAAAAGCTTACATTGGGCGGAAACTTTCTTCAG ATTTTATCTCTTGCGGAGCTTTGTGGTGTTCCTTTTCCGATGTTAAAGGTCAAATATTTGACTCTCGAGACAGTGATCTTTCAGTATGTTATTCCTGGTATAGAAAGGCTGTTACAAAACTCACCTTGTTTAAAGAAGCTCACCTTACGCGCATGGGACAGCAACACATTACCG GGCTTTGACGGCTACCTAACTACGCAAGGCTTGAATCCGGATCAATGCTGGAAATCAAAAGATGGAGTCTTCTGGAACGAGAACCGTTGGGATGTAGAGTTAAAGCACGTGACTTCATTCGTGGAACTTGTGCTAAAAAACGCAAAGACATTAGAACAGATGGTGTTACTATTGAGCGAACATTAA
- the LOC104777601 gene encoding transmembrane protein 136-like codes for MDEELVRAIKIIVFGVISWGVAFVLTRRIFSSYSFNFSNRLLSTAHATIAVTLATLSVQDWSCPVCPRASKPSLKQMDVMAFSLSYMIYDLICCQFDKVISIDNAVHHFVSILGFIAGLAYQKSGSEIIATLWIAEVSSPFFHLREILKEIGYRDTSLNLGADVCFATIFTLARIVCGPFLVYVSLSADNPIFIKAMGSGLQLVSIFWFYKIFGMMRYKLFKKPKSNKKST; via the exons ATGGACGAAGAACTAGTAAGAGCTATTAAGATAATAGTATTTGGAGTAATCTCATGGGGTGTGGCCTTTGTTCTCACCCGGAGAATCTTCTCAAGCTACTCCTTCAACTTCAGCAACCGTCTTCTCTCGACGGCTCACGCCACAATCGCTGTCACATTAGCAACACTCTCTGTTCAAGATTGGTCTTGCCCTGTTTGTCCCCGAGCATCTAAGCCATCTCTCAAACAG ATGGACGTGATGGCGTTTTCATTGTCATATATGATCTACGATCTCATATGTTGTCAGTTCGATAAAGTGATCAGCATTGATAACGCGGTTCATCATTTTGTTAGCATTCTTGGTTTTATAGCTGGACTTGCCTACCAAAAG TCTGGATCTGAGATCATCGCTACACTGTGGATAGCAGAGGTATCGAGTCCTTTCTTCCACCTTAGGGAGATTCTCAAAGAGATTGGATACAGAGACACCAGCCTCAATCTAGGCGCCGAT GTATGTTTTGCCACTATATTCACATTGGCGAGAATTGTGTGCGGACCATTTCTCGTTTACGTCAGTCTGTCAGCTGATAATCCCATCTTCATCAag gCAATGGGATCAGGATTACAACTCGTGAGCATATTTTGGTTCTATAAGATTTTCGGGATGATGagatataaactttttaagaaGCCAAAGTCAAACAAAAAGTCTACTTAG
- the LOC104777602 gene encoding uncharacterized protein LOC104777602 has protein sequence MARLCLPCASLRFYSPLSLLFRSPVLSRTAAISFCSSSEFADSVAKDDSKRGPLKPGLYLVGTPIGNLEDITLRAIRVLRSADVILSEDTRHSGKLLQYYNIKAQLLSYHKFNEAQREQAVLTRLKQGEIVALISDAGTPGISDPGTQLAKICVKENIDVIPIPGACAVVSALSASGLETDEFTFVGFLPKHSGTRKERLVVSSNETRTQIFYVPPHKLSQFLEETTPYFGESRQCVIAREITKLHEEFWRGSIGEAKQEFLSRQPKGEITLLIEGEEETKAENPTDSQLEEELRGLISDGHSLSTAVKMVAERTSMRKKEVYSLALKKFGIGKQIHVEDEADESK, from the exons ATGGCGAGACTTTGTCTTCCTTGTGCTTCCCTTCGTTTCTATTCTCCTCTTTCACTTCTCTTCCGTTCACCGGTTCTCTCCAGAACCGCCGCAATTTCATTTTGTTCTTCGTCGGAGTTCGCCGACTCTGTAGCCAAGGATGATTCAAAACGC GGTCCTCTCAAACCTGGGCTTTACCTCGTCGGAACTCCAATCGGAAACCTCGAAGATATCACTTTACG TGCGATTCGTGTATTGAGATCTGCGGATGTGATTCTCTCTGAGGACACGAGACACTCTGGGAAGTTGCTTCAGTATTACAATATTAAAGCTCAGCTT CTTAGTTATCACAAGTTCAACGAGGCCCAAAGAGAGCAAGCAGTGTTGACACGGTTGAAACAAGGTGAGATTGTTGCTCTTATCAGCGATGCAGGGACACCTGGCATTAGTGATCCTGGTACTCAACTT GCAAAAATATGTgtgaaagaaaatattgatgTGATACCAATCCCTGGGGCTTGTGCTGTAGTTTCTGCTCTTTCTGCCTCTGGTTTGGAGACAGATGAGTTCACATTCG TTGGATTTCTTCCGAAGCATTCTGGAACAAGGAAGGAGAGGCTGGTAGTTTCATCAAATGAGACAAGAACACAGATCTTTTATGTTCCACCTCATAAGTTGTCACAGTTTCTTGAAGAAACAACCCCTTATTTTGGCGAATCAAG GCAATGTGTAATAGCTCGGGAGATTACAAAGCTGCATGAAGAG TTTTGGAGGGGTTCGATAGGGGAAGCCAAGCAAGAGTTTCTGAGTCGCCAACCAAAAGGAGAAATCACGCTTTTGATTGAAGgcgaagaagaaaccaaagctgAAAATCCAACGGATTCTCAACTTGAAGAAGAGTTAAGAGGGCTGATCTCTGATGGACATAGCCTTTCCACG GCGGTGAAAATGGTGGCGGAAAGAACAtcaatgagaaagaaagaggtaTATTCGCTGGCATTGAAGAAATTTGGTATTGGTAAGCAGATTCATGTAGAAGATGAAGCTGATGAGAGTAAATGA